A stretch of the Thunnus thynnus chromosome 7, fThuThy2.1, whole genome shotgun sequence genome encodes the following:
- the ywhae1 gene encoding tyrosine 3-monooxygenase/tryptophan 5-monooxygenase activation protein, epsilon polypeptide 1 isoform X2 produces the protein MGEREDLVYQAKLAEQAERYDEMVESMKNVAGMDVELTVEERNLLSVAYKNVIGARRASWRIISSIEQREENKGGEEKLKMIREYRQTVEQELKSICGDILEALERHLLPSAVMGESKVFYNKMKGDYHRYLAEFATGNDRKEAAENSLVAYKTATDLAMSELPPTHPIRLGLALNFSVFYYEILNSPDRACRLAKAAFDDAIAELDTLSEESYKDSTLIMQLLRDNLTLWTSDMQGEES, from the exons ATGGGAGAGCGAGAGGACCTAGTTTATCAGGCCAAACTCGCCGAGCAGGCAGAGCGATATGACG AGATGGTGGAGTCTATGAAGAACGTGGCGGGCATGGATGTGGAGCTCACAGTGGAGGAGAGGAACCTACTATCAGTGGCCTACAAGAATGTGATCGGAGCTCGGAGAGCTTCCTGGAGGATAATCAGCAGTATCGAACAGAGGGAAGAGAACAAGGGCGGAGAAGAGAAACTGAAGATGATCCGGGAATACAGGCAAACG GTTGAGCAGGAGCTGAAGTCAATCTGTGGTGACATTCTGGAGGCACTGGAGAGGCACCTACTCCCTTCTGCTGTCATGGGAGAGTCAAAGGTCTTCTACAACAAAAT GAAGGGTGACTACCACAGGTACCTGGCAGAGTTTGCCACCGGCAATGACAGAAAGGAGGCAGCAGAGAACAGCCTGGTGGCCTACAAAACCGCCACCGATCTAGCCATGTCAGAGCTGCCGCCAACACACCCCATTCGCCTCGGCCTCGCCCTTAACTTCTCCGTCTTCTACTACGAGATCCTCAATTCGCCCGATCGCGCTTGCAG GTTGGCGAAGGCTGCGTTCGATGACGCCATCGCAGAACTGGACACACTGAGTGAAGAAAGCTACAAGGACTCCACACTTATCATGCAGTTGTTACGTGACAACCTGACACTATGGACTTCAGATATGCAGGGAGAAG AGTCCTAA
- the ywhae1 gene encoding tyrosine 3-monooxygenase/tryptophan 5-monooxygenase activation protein, epsilon polypeptide 1 isoform X1: MGEREDLVYQAKLAEQAERYDEMVESMKNVAGMDVELTVEERNLLSVAYKNVIGARRASWRIISSIEQREENKGGEEKLKMIREYRQTVEQELKSICGDILEALERHLLPSAVMGESKVFYNKMKGDYHRYLAEFATGNDRKEAAENSLVAYKTATDLAMSELPPTHPIRLGLALNFSVFYYEILNSPDRACRLAKAAFDDAIAELDTLSEESYKDSTLIMQLLRDNLTLWTSDMQGEGEEQNKEALQDVEDEAQ; encoded by the exons ATGGGAGAGCGAGAGGACCTAGTTTATCAGGCCAAACTCGCCGAGCAGGCAGAGCGATATGACG AGATGGTGGAGTCTATGAAGAACGTGGCGGGCATGGATGTGGAGCTCACAGTGGAGGAGAGGAACCTACTATCAGTGGCCTACAAGAATGTGATCGGAGCTCGGAGAGCTTCCTGGAGGATAATCAGCAGTATCGAACAGAGGGAAGAGAACAAGGGCGGAGAAGAGAAACTGAAGATGATCCGGGAATACAGGCAAACG GTTGAGCAGGAGCTGAAGTCAATCTGTGGTGACATTCTGGAGGCACTGGAGAGGCACCTACTCCCTTCTGCTGTCATGGGAGAGTCAAAGGTCTTCTACAACAAAAT GAAGGGTGACTACCACAGGTACCTGGCAGAGTTTGCCACCGGCAATGACAGAAAGGAGGCAGCAGAGAACAGCCTGGTGGCCTACAAAACCGCCACCGATCTAGCCATGTCAGAGCTGCCGCCAACACACCCCATTCGCCTCGGCCTCGCCCTTAACTTCTCCGTCTTCTACTACGAGATCCTCAATTCGCCCGATCGCGCTTGCAG GTTGGCGAAGGCTGCGTTCGATGACGCCATCGCAGAACTGGACACACTGAGTGAAGAAAGCTACAAGGACTCCACACTTATCATGCAGTTGTTACGTGACAACCTGACACTATGGACTTCAGATATGCAGGGAGAAG GTGAAGAACAGAACAAAGAGGCACTGCAAGACGTCGAGGATGAGGCCCAGTGA